TGGTCCAATGTTTGGAGGTGTTTCTTTGCCGACGCCAGATAGAAATAGCCAAGCCAGCCCATCAGATATTGATTCAATCGGCGTATTTCGTTCTTCCATTGAGATGGACCAGGTCCGGTTCGTTAGCTCTCGAATTCGCTCTTTGCATGCCTTGAGACTCTTCGTGCTATTCGTATACTCGCCTGTTTCTGGCTCAGGAAACTGAATCCTAGGAACTTCCGGTGCCAGGGTCTGGCTACCGCACTTTTCTCCCGGTTCAGTTTTAGCTTTCCTTCTACAAATCGGCTGACCGATTCCATGACCCGTTCGCCATCTCGTTTGCTCGCCACAAAGATATTACAGTCGTCTGCGTAGCGTACGAAGCGCAACCCGTGTCCGGTCAATTCTTTATCCAGGTCATCCAATAGAATGTTTGCCAGAAGCGGACTGAGCGGACCGCCTTGTGGCGTTCCTTCCCGGCTATGCTCCAGCTTTCCATTTACTATCACTCCGGCGCTAAGATACGCACGAATCCGTGTTAGTACTTTCTTGTCTGCTACTTTCCGCGCAACCCTCGCCATGAGCATATCGTGATTTACCCGGTCAAAGAATTTCTCGAGATCGAGGTCTACGACCCATCTCAAACCACTTTGGATATATCTTTGTGCTTGTTTCACGGCGTCATGGGCGCTCTTTCCCGGCCGAAATCCGTAGCTGTACCACGAGAATCCTGCGTCAAAGACCGGATTCATGACTTGTAGAAGAGCCTGCTGGAGAAAGCGGTCCATTACCGTCGGGATGCCTAGCAGCCGTACGCCGCCTCCGGGTTTGGGGATTTCCACCCGTTTGACGGGTGCCGGTTTATAGGTACCCGCAAGAAGTTCGGCTTTCACCGGTTCCCAATGTGTTTTCAAATAAGCCTGTAGATTCGCTACCGTTACATTATCCACACCGAGTGCTCCTCCGTTCTGGACCACTCGTTTGTATGCGAGCCGAAGGTTATCTCCTTCGAGCATTCGCTCCAGCAGGTGCCTCTCTGCTTTGCGAGAGGAAGGGCCGACTTGTGCCGATGAAGAACTCGGCGCTCCAGCATACCCTGACGGCTTCACCGCTTCTCTTTGCCGCAAGCTCTCTTGCGAGATATTCTGCTGTCGTTGCTCTTCATGCGAACGCATCGGTTTCCTCTCTTCTTTCGGTTCAGCCCTTCCGTAAACTGTTGCAACAGCTTATGTACTATGGCCTCTGCTGACTCCTGCCGGTTCAGCGCAGCCTCTCGGCTACGGTTACAAGTTTTTTTCTTGCATATCCGGCAGGCCTCCCCAGATAAGAACATCATCTTTCCGCCCGCGCCTGCCCAAGTCTACGGCTACAGCACTTGGCAGCTTTGGATTTTGTCATGTGCGGGTGACTCATCCGGCTGCAGCCGCCTCTAATTGGATTCGTGTACCTCAGGCCGTGCTTTTGCCTCCGGCTTCCTTCAGATCCCACCTCACGGTAGACACCCTTGCCCTTGGCTAACGGTAGGCGCTTGCCAGCCCCCGCTCGGGACTTTCACCCTAGAGATGATGCCCATGTTGGGCGTACCGCAAAAAGCCCCCGGAATCAATGATTCCAGGGGCCTTTCTATCCTGCTATATTACAATAGACTATCTTATCTTATACGTCGAAGTACAGGGAGTATTCATGCGGATGAACGCGGATGGCAACAGCTTGAGCTTCGGAACGCTTCAGGGCGATATAGTTATCGATGAAGTCCTTGGTGAATACGCCGCCCTCAGTCAGGAATTCGAAGTCAGCCTCCAGTGCATCCAGCGCTTCGTCCAGGGAACCCGGAACGCTGCGGATCTTCTCTTTGTCTGCGTCAGACAATTCGTAGATGTTCTTGTCCAGCGGACCGTAGCCCATTTCTTCAGGGTTGATCTTCTTCTTGATTCCATCCAGACCAGCCATCAGCATAGCGGAGAAGGCCAGGTAAGGGTTAGCAGTGGAGTCCGGTGTACGGAATTCGATACGACAGCCCTTAGGTGTCACAGCAGCAACCGGGATACGGACAGCCGCGGAACGGTTACCCTTGGAGTAGACCAGGTTGACCGGTGCTTCATAGCCAGGAACCAGACGTTTGAATGAGTTGGTGCTTGGGTTCGTCAGCGCGATCAATGCAGGAGCATGATACAGGATACCGCCGATGTAGTGCAATGCCATTTCACTCAGGTTGGCATAGGCGCCTTTTTCGTAGAACAATGGAGCATCGCCGTTGAAAATCGATTGGTGAACGTGCATTCCGCTACCGTTATCGCCGAACAGCGGTTTTGGCATGAAGGTTGCTACCTTGCCGTATTGGCGTGCAGTGTTCTGCACAATGTATTTGTAAGTGAGGAGATTATCAGCTGTTTTCTTCAGGGTGTCGAAACGGAAGTTGATTTCCGCCTGGCCTGCTGTTGCTACTTCATGGTGATGACGCTCGATTTCGAGGCCGGCTTCACCCAGCAAACGGCACATTTCACTGCGGATATCCTGCTGGGAATCCACTGGAGCTACAGGCACGTATCCGCCCTTCACGCCAACCTTGAACGCCATGTTGCCGCCTTCTTCCTTGCGGCCAGTGTTCCAAGCTGCTTCCTCGGAATCTACGTAGAAGGAGGAAGTATTCATTCCGCTCTCGTAACGTACATCGTCGAAGATGAAGAATTCGGATTCAGGTGCGAAGAATGCCGCTGTACCTACTCCGCTGGACTGCAGGAATTCTTCAGCCTTCACTGCGATACCGCGCGGGTCGCGCTCATAACGTTCGCCATCAGGTGTGAAGATGTCGCACATAATGTTCAGCGTAGGGTGAGCAGTGAACGGGTCAATGTAAGTGGTGCTTGGATCAGGCATCATTACCATATCCGACTCTTCAATCCCCCGGAAGCCTGTAATGGAAGAACCATCGAATGCTACTCCATTTACAAAGGTTTCTTCTTCAACTGCGGATGCTGGCAAAGAGATGTGGTGAGCACGTCCACCCAAATCTACAAACCGGAAATCCACCCACTCGATATTGTTTTCCTTGATCGTCTGCAATACTTTTTCAACCGACATGCTTAATTCCTCCCCAGATTCCGAACATTAGGCCGCTCATCGTATCAAATGTTCTTGTTTTTATTTTTTTGCTGTCGTCATTATAAATCGCATACCTAACATCGTCAATGCTTATGTCAGGTATTTCTTGCGACAATGTAAGATATTCTGACGCTTTGGTGAAAATACCAATTTCATCCGGATTCCATGTCACCTTTGTCCCCCCTGCAGCACAAACAGCTCTCATCCTCCAGCCTGAAGCGGGAGAAGAGAGCTGTTCAATAGTCATTTACATGTTGAAAATTATACTACAGGTGCAGCCTCCAGAGACGGAGAGAACTTGCGGCCCACCAGCGGGGCCAGCTTCTCCAGATCCCGCAGCAGACTGTCGAATTGCTCAGGGAACAGGGACTGCACGCCGTCACCGGTCATGGAGTTATCAGGGTCGGTATGCATCTCGATAATCAGACCATTGGCGCCGGCAGCAACCGAAGCCTTGGCCATAGGGGCTACCAGCTCACGGCGTCCGGTGCCGTGGCTCGGGTCAGAGATGACCGGCAGGTGGCTGAGGTTCTGCAATACCGGGATGGCCGACAGATCCAGCGTGTTGCGCGTGTAAGTCTCGAAGGTACGGATGCCGCGCTCGCAGAGCATGACATCCCGGTTGCCGCCGGCAAGAATGTACTCCGCCGCATTCAGCAGCTCATCATAAGTTGCACTGAACCCGCGCTTCAGGAGCACAGGACGGCCGCAGGTGCCCAGCTTGCGCAGCAGGTCAAAGTTCTGCATGTTGCGTGTGCCTACCTGCAGAATATCCGCATGCTCGGCACAGATGTCCACATATTCCGGCGTCATGACCTCAGTAATGGTCAACAGGCCGTGACGTTTGCCGGCTTCCGCCATCATCGTCAGCCCTTCCACGCCAACCCCCTGGAAGCTATAAGGTCCGGTACGCGGCTTGAAGGCGCCTCCGCGCAGCACCTGGCCGCCGGAAGCCTTGACCAGCCGGGCAATCTCATCGATTTGCTCCGGAGATTCTACGGCACACGGCCCCCCCATAATAACCAGGTTCTCCCCGCCGATCTTCACTCCGCGGATATCGATAACCGTATCCTCCGGATGGAAGTCGCGGCTTGCCAGCTTGTAGGATTTAGTAATCTTCACCACATTCTCCACGCCCTTCATCTGGCGCAGATGCTCAGCAAGCTTCGGAGTGACGCCCCCGACCAGTCCGATTACGGTATGGTCAGCCCCTACAGAGAGGTGGACCTGCAAGCCTTCCTTCTCAATCACGGCAATAATCTCATTCACCTGTTCCTGAGGTGTTTGGTTGGATGTAATAACGATCATATTATAGCTCCCCTTTTGGACTCGTATTAGTGTTGTTGGATAGAGCGGCCGACTGCCGATCTTCAAAATTACTTTTCCGCTACGACGCGTATACGCTTTTAAGCACTAAAGTAATTTTAGCGCATATTCCCCTCTCAGTCAACCATTATTCCCCTGGCTCCGCGTGAATTCTATGTGGCAGAACGGCGACCTTCTTTTTTCACAAAAAAAAGCAGCACAACCCTCTCAGGCCGCACTGCCGGTTAATCGCTATGAGTATATGGTTAGGGTGTTATTGCTGTTCAGAGCTGTCAGCTGGTGCTCGCTGTCTTATTCTTCACTGGCGGCAGAAGCTTCGCCATATTGACTGTGCGCTTGATCTCCCAGGTCTCCGGCTTCGCTTCGTCATACTGCTCCAGATAATTAATAACTTCCTTGGTGATCGGTGTCGGCGTTGAAGCGCCGGAGGTCACGCCTACCTTGGTAATTCCCTTCAGCCACTCCGTATTCAGCTCGGAGACGTCAGCAATCCGGTGAGCCGGAACTCCGGCGATCTCCTCTGATACCTGCGCCAAACGGTTTGAGTTATTGCTGCGCGGATCACCGACCACAATAACCAGCTCGCACTGGCCCGCCTGCTCAGCGACAGCTTCCTGCCGTACCTGCGTAGCCATGCAGATCTCATTATGGACCTCAGCGCCAGGGAAAGTCTCCAGCAGCTTGCGCATAATATGCTTGATATCCCACTGGCTCATTGTGGTCTGGTTCGTGATAACAATCCGCGAGGAAGGGATAGAGAGGCCGGCAATTTCCTCTTCCTTCTCGATCAGATGGACATGCTCCGGCGCAATTCCCACCGCACCTTCGGGCTCCGGGTGGCCCTTCTTGCCGATATAGATAATCTCACAGCCTTCGTCTACCTTTTCCTTGATGAGGTCATGCGTCTTGGTCACATCCGGGCAGGTGGCATCAACCGTAGTCAGCCCTTTGGCGCGCGCCATCTTGCGGACCTCGGGCGATACGCCGTGCGCTGTGAAGATGACTGTTCCCTTATCTACTTTATCTAGAATATCCAGACGGTTATGCCCGTCCAGCGTAATGATTCCGTCATCCTCGAAGGAGTTCGTGACATGGCTGTTGTGTACAATCATGCCCAGTATATAAATCGGCCGGGGCAAATCAAGATTCTGCGCAGCCTGCCGTGCCATCACCATAGCATCGACGACGCCATAGCAATACCCCCGGGGAGAGATTTTGATGACTTCCATGAATTCACCGCTTTCTGCTGTCAATGACTGCTGTAATAGGAGCTACTCAATTATACCCTATTCCAGCGGCGGGGCAAAGAGAAGCGGCAGCCAGATCACAAAGGTAGTCCCTTCCCCCTGACGGGTAACCACCTCAACAGAGCCTCCATGCTCCTCGATAATCCATTTGGCAATGGACAGTCCAAGCCCGATGCCTTCCGTGATTCCTCTGGATTCATCTGCGCGGTAGAAGCGGTCGAAGATATGCGGCACCTCATCTTTGTCCATCCCGATTCCCGTATCGGCAATGCGGATTCCCACCTGATTCTGATACAGCAATGCATCCAGCGTAACCTCACCGGCCGGGGTGTATTTGAAAGCATTATCAATGAAAATAAACATCATCTGCTGCAGATAATCTTTGTTGCCCAGGATATACTTACCGTTCAGATGGCCCATCTCACCCACAGACCACTCCGCTTCACGCGTCAGGAACGACGCCCGGCGGGCCACCTCAGTCATCATCGGCTCCAGCGCCACCGGCTCGATCTCGAAGGTCCGGCCGGTATCCGCACGGGCCAGGGAGAGCATATCCGCTACCAGACGGCTCATTCGTGCCGCTTCATCAGCGATATCCTTCACCGATTCAATCGAGAGCTGGCGGACATCCGCCTCGGACATCCGGCTGTCATCCGGCTTCATCTCCCAGACCTTTTGCAGCAGATCGATATTCCCGCGGATGGTTGTAAGCGGTGTCCGCAGCTCATGCGAAGCATCCGAGACGAAGCGGCGCTGTGTTGCATAAGCCTCCTCAAGCCCCGTATAAAAGCCCTCCATCCGCCCAAGCATACTGTTCACCGTCTCGATCAGCCGCCCGATCTCATCCTGCGGACCGTCATATACGATCCGCGAGCTGAGGTCCGTTCCCGTCTGTATCCCGTTCGCAGCTTCAATGACCTTGCCAATCGGACTCATCGCCTTGCGGGCCAGGAAGAGGCCGAAGGTGAAAGCGGCGAGCAGGGTAGCAAAGGAGCCGGCCAGCAGAATATTCTTCAGCCGGTTCAGCAGGGTGACCTGCTCCCCCGTATATACGGCAACCTGAAGGACAGCAGACGCAGGCAGACTGTTGTTGAGCGTTACATCAACCGCCCGCAGATAAATCAGGAAGGGGTTGCCGCCATAGCTGGCGTGCAGAAATCCCTCCTGGCTGTGCAGGACCTCCTTAGAGGGAACCTGGAATTTCAGTTTGATTTCGGTCATATTCTGGCTTGAAATCAGCCGGTCCAGATCGTAGATGTACATTTGGGCAAACAGACTCTGACCCGCCGGTCCCCCAAGCATCGGCTGAAGGGTTCCATCCTGAGTCAGGCCCGCCTTCAGCTCTACCTGAAGCGACAGATTCTGGAGCCGGCTTTTCAAATCGCCATACGTATTAATATAGACAAAGCCGTAAATTACGGCCGACAAGACCAGCAGCATAACGGCAAGAATCCCTGAATACCAGGCAGTGAGCCGTAGTCGTATGGACATATTAGTCACCTCTTAGGATGTAACCGGCTCCCCGGATCGTCTGAATCAGCCGCTTGCCGCCATGCTCCTCTGTCTTCTGGCGCAGCATTGCAATATATACCTCCAGGACATTCGATTCCCCGCTGTAATCATAGCCCCAGATCTTATCCATAATGAGATCGCGGGAGAGCACCCGCTTCGGATTCTGCATGAACAGATGCAGCAGCTCGAATTCCTTCGCCGTCAGCTCCAGGCGCCGGCCGGCGCGGGTCACTTCCCGGGAATCCACATCCAGCGTTATATCCTCATAGGTGACCGCCTGATCCGGGCTTCCGCCCTGCTCGCTTTTGCGCCGGAGCAGCGCCCGGACTCTGGCCAGCAGCTCCTCCAGGGCAAACGGCTTCACCAGATAGTCATCTGCCCCAAGGTCCAGCCCCTTCACCCGGTGCTCGATTTCATCCTTGGCGGTCAGCATCAGCACAGGAACACTGCTTCCGCCCTCCCGCAGACGGCGGCAGACCTCGAACCCGTCCACCTGGGGCATCATAACGTCCAGAATGACCACATCGGGATCACTGTTCAGAACGGCACGCAGCCCGTCTGCCCCGTTGGATGCGGTCTTGACATCA
The window above is part of the Paenibacillus sp. FSL H8-0048 genome. Proteins encoded here:
- the ltrA gene encoding group II intron reverse transcriptase/maturase, with the protein product MRSHEEQRQQNISQESLRQREAVKPSGYAGAPSSSSAQVGPSSRKAERHLLERMLEGDNLRLAYKRVVQNGGALGVDNVTVANLQAYLKTHWEPVKAELLAGTYKPAPVKRVEIPKPGGGVRLLGIPTVMDRFLQQALLQVMNPVFDAGFSWYSYGFRPGKSAHDAVKQAQRYIQSGLRWVVDLDLEKFFDRVNHDMLMARVARKVADKKVLTRIRAYLSAGVIVNGKLEHSREGTPQGGPLSPLLANILLDDLDKELTGHGLRFVRYADDCNIFVASKRDGERVMESVSRFVEGKLKLNREKSAVARPWHRKFLGFSFLSQKQASIRIARRVSRHAKSEFES
- the glnA gene encoding type I glutamate--ammonia ligase; protein product: MSVEKVLQTIKENNIEWVDFRFVDLGGRAHHISLPASAVEEETFVNGVAFDGSSITGFRGIEESDMVMMPDPSTTYIDPFTAHPTLNIMCDIFTPDGERYERDPRGIAVKAEEFLQSSGVGTAAFFAPESEFFIFDDVRYESGMNTSSFYVDSEEAAWNTGRKEEGGNMAFKVGVKGGYVPVAPVDSQQDIRSEMCRLLGEAGLEIERHHHEVATAGQAEINFRFDTLKKTADNLLTYKYIVQNTARQYGKVATFMPKPLFGDNGSGMHVHQSIFNGDAPLFYEKGAYANLSEMALHYIGGILYHAPALIALTNPSTNSFKRLVPGYEAPVNLVYSKGNRSAAVRIPVAAVTPKGCRIEFRTPDSTANPYLAFSAMLMAGLDGIKKKINPEEMGYGPLDKNIYELSDADKEKIRSVPGSLDEALDALEADFEFLTEGGVFTKDFIDNYIALKRSEAQAVAIRVHPHEYSLYFDV
- a CDS encoding sensor histidine kinase, with translation MSIRLRLTAWYSGILAVMLLVLSAVIYGFVYINTYGDLKSRLQNLSLQVELKAGLTQDGTLQPMLGGPAGQSLFAQMYIYDLDRLISSQNMTEIKLKFQVPSKEVLHSQEGFLHASYGGNPFLIYLRAVDVTLNNSLPASAVLQVAVYTGEQVTLLNRLKNILLAGSFATLLAAFTFGLFLARKAMSPIGKVIEAANGIQTGTDLSSRIVYDGPQDEIGRLIETVNSMLGRMEGFYTGLEEAYATQRRFVSDASHELRTPLTTIRGNIDLLQKVWEMKPDDSRMSEADVRQLSIESVKDIADEAARMSRLVADMLSLARADTGRTFEIEPVALEPMMTEVARRASFLTREAEWSVGEMGHLNGKYILGNKDYLQQMMFIFIDNAFKYTPAGEVTLDALLYQNQVGIRIADTGIGMDKDEVPHIFDRFYRADESRGITEGIGLGLSIAKWIIEEHGGSVEVVTRQGEGTTFVIWLPLLFAPPLE
- a CDS encoding 4-hydroxy-3-methylbut-2-enyl diphosphate reductase, producing the protein MEVIKISPRGYCYGVVDAMVMARQAAQNLDLPRPIYILGMIVHNSHVTNSFEDDGIITLDGHNRLDILDKVDKGTVIFTAHGVSPEVRKMARAKGLTTVDATCPDVTKTHDLIKEKVDEGCEIIYIGKKGHPEPEGAVGIAPEHVHLIEKEEEIAGLSIPSSRIVITNQTTMSQWDIKHIMRKLLETFPGAEVHNEICMATQVRQEAVAEQAGQCELVIVVGDPRSNNSNRLAQVSEEIAGVPAHRIADVSELNTEWLKGITKVGVTSGASTPTPITKEVINYLEQYDEAKPETWEIKRTVNMAKLLPPVKNKTASTS
- the aroF gene encoding 3-deoxy-7-phosphoheptulonate synthase, which produces MIVITSNQTPQEQVNEIIAVIEKEGLQVHLSVGADHTVIGLVGGVTPKLAEHLRQMKGVENVVKITKSYKLASRDFHPEDTVIDIRGVKIGGENLVIMGGPCAVESPEQIDEIARLVKASGGQVLRGGAFKPRTGPYSFQGVGVEGLTMMAEAGKRHGLLTITEVMTPEYVDICAEHADILQVGTRNMQNFDLLRKLGTCGRPVLLKRGFSATYDELLNAAEYILAGGNRDVMLCERGIRTFETYTRNTLDLSAIPVLQNLSHLPVISDPSHGTGRRELVAPMAKASVAAGANGLIIEMHTDPDNSMTGDGVQSLFPEQFDSLLRDLEKLAPLVGRKFSPSLEAAPVV
- a CDS encoding response regulator transcription factor, encoding MRPNILIIDDDEKITSMLRRGLAFEGYDVKTASNGADGLRAVLNSDPDVVILDVMMPQVDGFEVCRRLREGGSSVPVLMLTAKDEIEHRVKGLDLGADDYLVKPFALEELLARVRALLRRKSEQGGSPDQAVTYEDITLDVDSREVTRAGRRLELTAKEFELLHLFMQNPKRVLSRDLIMDKIWGYDYSGESNVLEVYIAMLRQKTEEHGGKRLIQTIRGAGYILRGD